The following proteins are encoded in a genomic region of Drosophila willistoni isolate 14030-0811.24 chromosome 2L unlocalized genomic scaffold, UCI_dwil_1.1 Seg196, whole genome shotgun sequence:
- the LOC6639649 gene encoding vicilin-like seed storage protein At2g18540, with protein MSRILFAATARFVRNICNGEMFHNMTQRISTGKFKSPFASNRSQPKGPQASTAPKCPGAQAEVPKLKPGYFPSGGMHAVFSDLPQPEGDFFKAWNAKNSKYNMVLLSGVVALCGAIALSVTTGLLNLYWAIPEYPYNPDEMEDFAAEEERRQQEKEEREQRHQDRVEAKELSERRRAARDNMAREKELMEKDMDEGISDAEMEELQRLGQEREEFNKWETEEMKRIEEKEKEREKIRKEKDKIRAEKEKEREKKEQERDKQLEKEEKEREKQREKARKEREKQRKEEEREAEKAKKAQRA; from the exons ATGTCCAGAATTTTGTTCGCCGCAACGGCCCGATTTGTGCGTAATA TATGCAACGGTGAGATGTTTCACAATATGACGCAAAGGATATCGACGGGCaaatttaagtcaccatttgcCAGCAATCGCAGTCAACCCAAGGGCCCCCAAGCGTCAACAGCTCCCAAGTGTCCAGGAGCTCAGGCCGAGGTACCCAAATTGAAACCGGGATACTTCCCCAGCGGTGGTATGCATGCCGTATTCAGTGATCTACCCCAGCCAGAGGGGGATTTCTTTAAGGCCTGGAATGCCAAGAATAGCAAATATAATATGGTTCTCTTGAGCGGTGTCGTGGCTTTGTGTGGTGCCATTGCTCTGAGTGTGACCACTGGCCTATTAAATCTCTATTGGGCCATTCCCGAATATCCCTATAACCCGGATGAGATGGAGGACTTCGCCGCCGAGGAAGAGCGCAGGCAACAGGAGAAAGAAGAACGCGAGCAGCGTCATCAGGATCGCGTTGAGGCCAAAGAGCTGAGTGAACGACGTCGTGCAGCCAGGGATAACATGGCCCGCGAAAAGGAATTGATGGAAAAGGATATGGATGAAGGCATCAGCGATGCTGAAATGGAGGAGCTGCAACGACTTGGCCAAGAGCGCGAAGAGTTCAATAAGTGGGAAACCGAGGAAATGAAACGCATAGAGGAGAAGGAAAAGGAACGTGAAAAGATACGCAAAGAGAAGGACAAGATCCGTGCCGAGAAGGAGAAAGAGCGTGAGAAGAAGGAACAGGAGCGCGACAAGCAATTGGAAAAGGAGGAGAAAGAGCGTGAGAAGCAACGTGAGAAGGCCCGCAAGGAGCGTGAAAAGCAACGCAAAGAGGAAGAAAGGGAAGCCGAAAAGGCTAAAAAGGCTCAAAGGGCCTAA
- the LOC6639648 gene encoding ribonuclease kappa-B has protein sequence MKCLKCWILRHFRYFLVFVFRFLIVPVKMLCGKKTAIFFLLISIWGTIQLSLMGIFYAMKSVALIEDIPVDENYSSLEDFQKDSDEAFQAVAVRCFVTAVIYLCTAIICFICLRRNRANERRQLMQQQQQKAQKEKEKMEKHQTPFVEPQPIPLKTKSRRKQ, from the coding sequence ATGAAGTGTCTGAAGTGTTGGATTTTACGTCATTTTAGATATTTTCTTGTATTTGTATTCCGTTTTCTTATTGTGCCTGTGAAAATGCTTTGTGGCAAGAAAACCGCCATATTCTTTCTACTCATCAGCATTTGGGGCACCATACAATTGTCGTTGATGGGCATTTTCTATGCCATGAAGTCGGTGGCATTGATTGAGGATATACCGGTTGACGAAAACTATTCTAGTTTGGAGGATTTTCAGAAGGATTCCGATGAGGCCTTTCAGGCAGTGGCCGTACGTTGTTTTGTTACGGCCGTAATATATCTATGCACGGCCATTATATGCTTCATATGCTTGCGCCGGAATAGGGCAAATGAGAGGAGGCAActgatgcagcagcagcaacagaaggCCCAGAAAGAGAAGGAGAAGATGGAGAAGCATCAAACACCCTTTGTTGAGCCCCAACCAATTCCACTCAAAACCAAGTCAAGAAGAAAACAGTAA
- the LOC6639647 gene encoding cuticle protein 16.5, whose translation MHAIHLQLQFSFEPKRIINQTTMKLLILTTLLAVASAAPGLLDYGHSAPAISYGHAAPAITYAAAAPVIKSYAAPAITYAAPAPIIKSYAAPAISYAAPAPIIKSYAAPAISYAAPTLVKSYAATPAATSYSHFSSVVSHATPVIKSYAAPALVKSYAAPAISYAAPALVKSYAAPAISYAAPALVKSYAAPAITLGGYDHGYGYH comes from the exons ATGCACGCAATCCATTTGCAGTTGCAGTTCTCATTCGAACCAAAGCGAATAATAAACCAAACCACGATGAAATTACTG ATCCTTACCACACTCTTGGCAGTGGCGAGTGCTGCTCCAGGACTTCTGGACTACGGACATTCGGCACCAGCGATCAGCTATGGACATGCTGCTCCTGCCATTACCTATGCCGCCGCTGCTCCTGTAATTAAATCGTATGCAGCTCCGGCCATTACTTATGCAGCCCCGGCACCAATCATCAAGTCGTATGCTGCTCCTGCCATCAGCTATGCTGCCCCGGCTCCAATTATCAAATCGTATGCTGCTCCTGCCATTAGCTATGCCGCCCCCACACTTGTCAAATCCTATGCAGCTACTCCGGCGGCCACTAGCTACTCGCACTTCAGTTCG GTTGTTTCCCATGCCACACCCGTGATTAAGTCATATGCTGCTCCTGCTCTGGTCAAGTCGTATGCCGCTCCCGCCATTAGCTACGCTGCACCCGCCTTGGTCAAGTCCTATGCCGCTCCCGCCATTAGCTACGCTGCGCCCGCCTTGGTCAAGTCGTACGCTGCCCCAGCCATAACATTGGGAGGCTATGACCATGGCTATGGTTATCACTAA
- the LOC6639646 gene encoding neuronal acetylcholine receptor subunit beta-3, which translates to MIKLGFCCLIIGMLTVFPLRVASVGRYNISFAQLDQCQTYFITATSYAYNDFFKVNKLNNNNVTDNTRLHLKFYVIANMDAHILLTVIDRPRPNDAVYEVVIGAGGNTFSAIRTMIGSHRVSTNQDHHLLSHYEPTPIEIVQTKDGDLSVYIPGFKEEPLLRYHDDAALQINYISFSSFGTNSARWFYDCPFDNSGTNSIDQEERAKTKAEELLDLLIINGQNSTLPANLSSIKFHFQMRSLAFDQPSALLTTRMQLLMHWRDERLIWKPEEFGNLTSFEHPDLQIWAPQLAVLNGALDSLGGVLKGYELRIYANGNITLLATNLEITSWCVDTARNWPNERVMCDIELGVMEVEDRSTISLVYDQQQRPLSPNEHVNTPSAWTFVEIAVVHVANDSSRRYTPKYMLQSMNGDVAIQFTMQRNSSFYKLVFAVPLIGCQIFIVLAFLIRSNRRGALLLIVFLITAWGLMLLTRHASTHYVPPLMAAYQDIMLITVYCYLLHIAIIWLVFYPPRAKAPSWLLSILNSNPLRFILGLRFMDSTDYCDVLEKPWRHLAKLLNNLSFIVVSILLIVINVIGKI; encoded by the exons GTCATATGCGTACAATGATTTCTTCAAGGTCAACAAGCTCAATAACAACAATGTCACGGACAATACTCGGCTCCATTTGAAGTTTTATGTCATAGCCAATATGGATGCACATATTCTGCTTACCGTAATAGATCGACCACGCCCCAACGATGCAGTCTACGAAGTCG TCATTGGCGCTGGTGGAAATACATTCTCAGCCATTCGCACCATGATTGGAAGTCACAGAGTCTCGACTAATCAGGATCACCATTTGTTATCGCATTACGAGCCGACACCAATAGAAATTGTTCAAACAAAGG ATGGCGATTTATCAGTATATATTCCGGGTTTCAAAGAAGAGCCATTGCTGCGGTACCATGATGATGCCGCCTTGCAAATCAACTATATAAGTTTCAGTAGCTTTGGGACGAACAGTGCACGGTGGTTTTACGACTGCCCATTTGATAACTCAG GAACCAACAGCATAGATCAGGAGGAGCGTGCGAAAACAAAGGCAGAAGAGTTGTTGGATCTATTGATAATCAACGGTCAGAATAGCACTTTGCCTGCCAATCTCAGTTccataaaatttcatttccaAATGCGTTCTCTGGCCTTTGATCAGCCGAGTGCTCTATTAACAACTCGTATGCAACTTTTGATG CATTGGCGTGATGAACGTTTGATATGGAAGCCAGAAGAGTTTGGCAATCTAACATCGTTTGAACATCCCGATCTCCAGATCTGGGCCCCACAATTGGCAGTTTTAAA TGGAGCCTTGGATTCTCTGGGTGGTGTCCTTAAAGGGTATGAATTGAGAATCTATGCCAATGGAAATATCACTCTGCTGGCCACTAATCTGGAGATAACCTCTTGGTGCGTGGATACTGCTCGTAATTGGCCAAATGAACGTGTCATGTGTGATATTGAACTCGGTGTCATGGAGGTGGAAGATCGTTCGACTATATCATTAGTCTACGATCAACAGCAGCGTCCACTGTCCCCCAATGAACATGTGAATACTCCATCAGCCTGGACTTTTGTGGAAATCGCCGTAGTTCATGTGGCAAATGATTCATCTAGACGTTATACCCCCAAATATATGCTGCAATCGATGAATGGTGATGTGGCCATACAATTCACCATGCAACGGAATAGTAGTTTCTACAAATTGGTTTTTGCCGTCCCATTGATTG GTTGTCAAATCTTTATAGTTCTAGCATTTCTTATACGTTCAAATCGACGGGGTGCCTTGTTACTTATAGTTTTTCTAATCACCGCCTGGGGTCTAATGCTACTCACCCGTCATGCCTCGACCCACTATGTTCCTCCATTGA TGGCGGCCTATCAGGATATTATGCTCATTACTGTTTATTGTTATCTATTGCACATTGCCATTATATGGCTGGTCTTTTATCCCCCACGAGCCAAGGCTCCATCCTGGTTGCTAAGTATCCTGAATTCGAATCCGTTGCGCTTTATTCTGGGTCTTCGTTTCATGGAT TCTACGGATTACTGTGATGTCCTGGAGAAACCATGGCGTCATTTGGCCAAATTACTCAACAATTTAAGTTTCATCGTTGTTAGCATTCTGCTGATTGTCATTAATGTAAtaggaaaaatttga